A stretch of DNA from Curtobacterium sp. MCBD17_035:
CTCGACGTCGGCCACGAGGTCGGCGACGTCCTCGATGCCGACCGACAGGCGGACCACGTGCTCGGGCACCGCGAGCTCCGTGCCCTTGACCGACGCGTGGGTCATCTCGCTCGGGTATCCGATGAGCGACTCGACACCACCGAGCGACTCCGCGAGCTGGAACACCTCGGTGGACTCGGCGAACCGGCGTGCGGCCTCCGGACCACCCGTCAGCGCGACCGACAGCATGCCGCCGAACCCGCGCATCTGCTTCGCCGCGATCGCGTGACCCGGGTGGGACTCGAGGCCCGGGTAGAACACCCGCTCGACCGCCGGGTGCCCGACGAGCGCCTCGGCGACGGCCTGCGCGTTCGCCGAGTGCCGTTCCATCCGGACCGCCAGTGTCTTGATGCCCCGGGTCGTCAGCCAGGCGTCCATCGGCCCGGAGATCGCTCCTGCGGCGAACTGCACGAAGCCGACGCGCTCGGCGAGCTCCTCGTCGCGCAGCACGATCGCACCGCCCACCACGTCCGAGTGGCCACCGAGGTACTTCGTGGTGGAGTACGCGACGACGTCGGCACCGAGCGCGAGCGGCTGCTGGAGGTACGGGGACGCGAACGTGTTGTCGACGACGACGAGTGCGCCGACCTCGTGCCCGATCGCGGCGAGCGCGGCGATGTCGACGATCTTCATCAGGGGGTTCGTCGGCGTCTCGACCCAGAGCACCACCGTGGGGCCGGGCTCCCCTGCCTGGA
This window harbors:
- a CDS encoding cystathionine gamma-synthase, coding for MAEFSTRAIHSGQEPDERTGAVVPPVFLTSTFVQDGIGRMRNGYEYSRSGNPTRDSLQEQLADLDGGVRALSFSSGLAAEDALLRAVLAPGAHVVMGNDVYGGTHRLVNRLHVPWGVELTTVEMSDLDAVRAVLQAGEPGPTVVLWVETPTNPLMKIVDIAALAAIGHEVGALVVVDNTFASPYLQQPLALGADVVAYSTTKYLGGHSDVVGGAIVLRDEELAERVGFVQFAAGAISGPMDAWLTTRGIKTLAVRMERHSANAQAVAEALVGHPAVERVFYPGLESHPGHAIAAKQMRGFGGMLSVALTGGPEAARRFAESTEVFQLAESLGGVESLIGYPSEMTHASVKGTELAVPEHVVRLSVGIEDVADLVADVEQALTR